In Antedon mediterranea chromosome 10, ecAntMedi1.1, whole genome shotgun sequence, one genomic interval encodes:
- the LOC140061184 gene encoding uncharacterized protein isoform X2 has translation MDWFGDNIKNLTGSVSGQLSSVASFTRDVLTEGTEEVSDQGAELKVFQDKIRELDALVIAQKQENERLNLINRELEEKAESSELQINTISQQYRNVLHEKQDELKELKQRQHEMENFHSMMTMSPTMTTSTSTSSLSGSKIPDSHDFDDVISSQHEINRLSKEVTRLQAECDKMRRLHGAHSEKSNFKIGGDDENTSIDEFSLHDRIKELENQLEKEVDNHQHELSILQDAHIQKQSNIKRQHKLELKDLQDRLDLLQDEGSSSGGSTPHSSPIHSPSSPSSIMDVDRLQSELRESQHSLQKLRKDRQHLEESNKRLKVDLEQTRLVEKEKARTLQVLNRQLEAIQTEKNALFNDNEQFRKEKKDLREKLNTLQTENANIKGDKRKLEQSAESKEQEMQLVNSKLHTLQDKVKVQEDELDELRGDNDKVSTSTMRQELRHARNKFSSNAMIRRTKLLREKQVIVNKMIDIGEQVSESKSAVASLHAASSQMKSETSGMIGDLGDTEMQDLTSELVDTLEVENQLLREQVVKLENEVSDLNQSCSSLAGDKKECENLIVQLKQNLHRDELFNSQAGLDSETESVARPPLEEHVVQHIQYKRPRSPSDSSTETGESAKTGVETMDASSDGERRLVEGSDSISFDGEYDDSIMFTSMKQRFPEAAHVIQQQIEQFEMFQADWTMEKQALEDVVVHMRAQMKEKDMQMKQNITAQEGLLQVENEKQDKLQEQMSQLKTELSALEDKYTSLQSENESLQETQNISKEQSKELSLSFSEQTEIIDNLEEENMKMTTQLKEYLSNIESLQTEIKKHKVENEKDKQQLVEITRERIDQQKAIEELDQQHQDAISQVVLARDDLAKQVENLTSEMFTAKKQLGEANQRTNTNENQIKEIEDLTNKLSEERIKQQHLEEECANKTSELASLQQELQEQKVLSIETESSKKIMEETTRNLQEKIFQLKEERKNEKESEDRLDKLNEELSKLHKELSERVEMVSDKEKEISFLNDKIEALDAELVEIVQEKDRLNVSLVESGDKLQSLSTSKDDLQKVVSNLEMDLEITQTENETLKSDLLNKSKQFEVAMNEISESKDGTDAGEVEKHHLVQSKYQKETKVEELENQLAEMSQDLQETNDMLTSTLENNKKLSDVLKEKEEDIKSLAGENLFLQNTVEKQKTKLTEGVSVKEQKQQLEEIVEKYEEEKKMLNTELLEAQRKLQATPEREIRENQTLGIITELESEVETLRIEVKVKNSELLKIQNEMMGAKEQFEGQQDSLNDSRQMAEDLKELLQEKEKEFIEMNEQLNSRNQILDSFEEDGSLNNSIVLEKEAEINGLQKKLQQLTQDIDVYKETLLKKEEERNELLNQVDEAARDLANKDQILDNTKDEFENQIVTMESILTTSTEKLENISRELQIKDDNLSQVKFRMDKLVKEKDDDIQKLIEENEILKRELQDKQKDILELQTTAHLQVISNGTKDQSGLSDNEKQFEKIIKEREREISGLKEKVSVLTNLLDEKSKSVMGNSVLVDLHKAQMQVKTFEAERNQMMTVLNEKTRECSNLKNEVHRLLRVVSTDKNALDKAMEDNHNMVEKMKGPNNDMRKEALQNLSRLVQDKDLEIEALKLKNESLLQVLQTQNPEKTSDVSNLVMENSNLQKSNTVLIEERDQLVVSIHQKHQESLAYYEEVQRLAGIISTENQNHSSTKLQVQELTKDSQQKELELSTIKFELEDKNNLVIQLQDDLEKRRLSFSSLENDFSNLNGSYLEIENVKKDLESKLSASLFESENQSIISSALKEKEIEIIELRKVVDELNKSLAQGNNVVENVDQLDSASPPINVTSSLPLETNSVDAAELKAKEEEIESLKEKLEDMTNMQEIIKCLENELSEEKVYLQDLNVKFKEKTHDIKKKSDDIAMLKEQIDIQNQALMDKDSMTQNRSQELHEVRNHLKAREIELQTLIKQKETLQFELEGFRLEVEGHKKENLNLQHAIHNKDAECRQIQDVCNRMSAEIQEKNFEITTLKEKSATLRKLVDDDSNNHGQMQDLLRETEAMQKQAALFQQERDQVLLALQTKQAEMGSVQQQVQTISEKNQRLEKELSRLRNHLIEMEDSYTRDALQAEEREKELRNRIAVAEERAISSSTDVQKASFEATAQIESLLDQLHAITAQKEDAHIQLAAAHEQIQQYADSMANLEMVLEQFQQEKDAVMQTEIEQHQKRARDKERAAQLLLKQNDELKNKLEETKEALNGAMRLNEQLDNKEELIKKLKEEVYKKEEQAEEYHQKLIDFNTMNGSKVDKPLIRNLVVGYFTTPDAKKSQVLKLIGSVLEFSDSELQRVGAQGHEHKGWLSGLWSKPATPPPPSPRTTAANTSFMEQFVSFLETESTPMKKLRLPVEDMIKDEPRTPAFNPFSAPIPKESPFIRNTAPKSSGDRPPGFLQPTIAPVPMFSAVPVTPKTTLDTRSATPPQKGNILKEVLNN, from the exons ATGGATTGGTTTGGAGATAATATAAAGAATCTAACAGGTTCTGTAAGTGGGCAATTGAGCAGTGTTGCTAGCTTCACAAGGGATGTTTTGACAGAGGGAACTGAAGAAGTCAGTG ATCAAGGTGCAGAACTGAAAGTTTTTCAAGATAAAATACGAGAATTGGATGCATTAGTGATAGCCCAAAAGCAAGAA AATGAAAGACTGAATTTAATCAATAGAGAACTTGAAGAGAAGGCAGAATCATCGGAACTACAAATTAACACAATATCTCAGCAGTACAGAAATGTCCTGCATGAAAAACAA GATGAACTAAAAGAGCTAAAGCAGAGACAACATGAAATGGAGAATTTCCATTCAATGATGACAATGTCACCAACAATGACAACTAGTACTTCCACAAGTTCTTTATCTGGATCTAAGATTCCTGATAGTCATGACTTTGACGATGTCATCTCCTCTCAACATGAGATCAACCGTCTGTCCAAAGAGGTTACAAGACTGCAGGCAGAATGTGACAAGATGAGACGACTACATGGTGCTCATTCAGAAAAA TCTAATTTTAAAATTGGCGGTGACGATGAAAACACAAGTATAGATGAATTTAGTTTACATGATCGAATAAAG GAACTTGAAAATCAATTAGAAAAAGAAGTAGACAACCATCAACATGAACTGTCAATTCTACAAGACGCCCACATACAAAAACAATCAAATATTAAACGGCAACATAAATTAGAACTAAAAGACCTTCAGGATAGATTAGATCTTTTACAAGACGAAGGATCATCATCAGGGGGTAGCACGCCACACTCGTCACCGATTCACTCACCCTCCAGTCCGTCAAGTATAATGGACGTTGATCGGTTACAGAGTGAATTACGAGAATCTCAACATTCCTTGCAGAAATTACGGAAAGATAGACAACATTTAGAAGAGTCGAATAAACGGCTAAAAGTTGATCTTGAACAAACAAGACTGGTTGAAAAGGAGAAAGCAAGAACGTTGCAAGTTCTTAATAGACAATTAGAAGCCATACAAACAGAGAAAAATGCTTTGTTTAATGATAATGAGCAGTTCCGAAAAGAAAAGAAGGATTTGAGGGAGAAATTGAACACTTTACAAACGGAAAATGCAAATATAAAGGGAGATAAAAGAAAACTTGAACAGTCTGCAGAGAGTAAAGAACAAGAAATGCAGTTGGTTAACAGTAAGCTTCATACGCTTCAagataaggtcaaag TTCAAGAAGATGAATTGGATGAGCTACGTGGAGATAATGATAAG GTTAGTACAAGTACAATGAGACAAGAGCTGAGACATGCTAGAAATAAATTTAGTAGTAACGCCATGATTAGGCGTACAAAACTACTGAGAGAAAAACAAGTCATCGTTAATAAGATGATAGACATTGGGGAGCAG GTATCTGAAAGTAAGAGTGCTGTTGCTAGCCTCCATGCAGCCAGTTCTCAGATGAAATCTGAAACATCTGGAATGATAGGAGATCTTGGTGACACCGAAATGCAAGATCTTACTTCTGAACTTGTGGACACTCTGGAAGTAGAGAACCAGTTGCTACGCGAACAGGTTGTAAAACTAGAAAACGAAGTGTCGGATCTTAACCAGTCGTGTTCATCCCTTGCTGGGGATAAGAAGGAATGTGAAAATCTGATTGTTCAACTTAAACAGAATCTTCATAGAGATGAGTTGTTCAATTCTCAAGCTGGACTGGACAGTGAAACCGAAAGTGTTGCTAGGCCGCCTCTTGAGGAACATGTTGTGCAGCACATACAGTATAAACGCCCCAGATCTCCTTCCGACTCAAGCACAGAAACTGGAGAGTCTGCCAAGACTGGCGTCGAAACCATGGATGCTAGTAGCGATGGAGAGCGTAGATTGGTGGAAGGGTCAGATTCTATTAGCTTTGATGGAGAGTATGATGATTCCATCATGTTCACTTCTATGAAACAAAG ATTTCCAGAAGCTGCCCATGTCATTCAACAACAAATTGAACAGTTTGAAATGTTTCAAGCTGATTGGACGATGGAGAAACAAGCTCTGGAGGATGTTGTTGTCCATATGAGAGCACAGATGAAAGAGAAAGATATGCAGATGAAGCAGAACATCACTGCTCAAGAG GGGCTACTCCAAGTTGAAAACGAAAAGCAAGACAAACTACAAGAACAAATGAGCCAACTTAAAACTGAACTTTCAGCATTAGAAGACAAATATACTAGCTTACAATcagaaaatgaaagtttgcaaGAAACTCAG AATATTTCTAAGGAGCAGTCTAAGGAACTATCTCTGAGCTTTAGCGAACAAACtgaaataattgataatttagaagaagaaaatatgaaaatgacTACTCAACTAAAAGAGTATTTAAGCAATATTGAAAGCCTGCAAACAGAAATTAAGAAACATAAAgtagaaaatgaaaaagataaaCAACAGTTAGTTGAAATCACTCGGGAAAGAATTGATCAGCAAAAGGCTATTGAGGAGCTGGACCAGCAACATCAAGATGCAATCTCGCAAGTTGTTTTAGCAAGAGATGATCTTGCAAAACAAGTCGAAAATCTCACTTCAGAAATGTTTACTGCAAAAAAACAGTTGGGAGAAGCTAATCAAAGAACAAACACAAACGAAaatcaaataaaagaaattgaagatTTAACTAACAAATTAAGCGAAGAAAGGATTAAACAACAGCATTTGGAGGAAGAATGTGCAAATAAAACCAGCGAATTAGCCTCACTTCAACAAGAACTTCAGGAACAAAAGGTCTTGTCTATTGAAACTGAGAGTTCTAAGAAAATCATGGAAGAAACAACTAGAAATCTTCAAGAAAAAATATTCCAACTAAAAGAAGAGAGAAAAAACGAAAAAGAATCTGAGGACAGACTTGACAAATTAAATGAGGAATTGTCTAAACTACACAAAGAATTGAGTGAAAGAGTGGAAATGGTATCtgataaagaaaaagaaatttcGTTTCTTAATGATAAGATAGAAGCACTTGATGCTGAACTTGTAGAGATTGTTCAAGAGAAAGATAGGCTAAATGTCTCATTAGTAGAAAGTGGAGATAAACTTCAAAGTCTCTCTACATCAAAAGATGATCTCCAAAAAGTTGTTTCTAATCTTGAGATGGAccttgaaatcactcaaactgaaaatgaaacattgaaaAGTGATCTGCTCAACAAATCTAAACAATTTGAAGTTGCAATGAATGAAATTTCTGAAAGTAAAGACGGAACTGATGCTGGAGAAGTTGAAAAACATCATCTTGTACAATCGAAGTATCAGAAAGAAACTAAGGTTGAAGAGTTAGAAAATCAATTAGCAGAAATGTCACAAGATCTTCAAGAAACGAACGATATGCTGACATCTACTCTTGAAAACAACAAGAAATTATCGGATGTACttaaagaaaaagaagaggACATTAAGAGTTTGGCTGGAGAAAATTTATTTCTTCAAAATACTGTCgaaaaacagaaaacaaagtTGACAGAAGGCGTAAGTGTGAAAGAACAGAAGCAACAGTTAGAAGAGATTGTAGAGAAGTATGAAGAAGAAAAGAAGATGTTGAATACTGAACTTCTTGAAGCTCAAAGAAAATTACAAGCAACTCCCGAACGTGAAATTAGAGAAAATCAAACATTGGGAATTATTACAGAATTAGAATCTGAAGTTGAAACATTGCGAATTGAAGTAAAGGTTAAGAATTCTGAAttgttaaaaattcaaaatgaaatgaTGGGTGCAAAAGAGCAATTTGAAGGACAACAAGATAGTTTGAATGACTCAAGACAGATGGCAGAAGATCTTAAAGAACTATTACAAGAGAAAGAAAAAGAATTTATTGAAATGAATGAACAACTAAATTCAAGAAATCAAATTCTGGATTCCTTTGAAGAAGATGGCAGCCTGAATAACTCAATTGTATTAGAAAAAGAGGCAGAAATAAATGGATTACAGAAGAAACTTCAACAACTAACACAAGACATTGATGTTTACAAAGAAACATTATtgaagaaagaagaagaaagaaatGAGTTATTAAACCAAGTTGATGAAGCAGCCAGGGATCTTGCAAATAAAGACCAAATTTTAGATAATACTAAAGATGAATTTGAAAATCAAATTGTAACGATGGAATCAATTTTAACAACCTCAACTGAAAAACTGGAAAACATATCAAGAGAACTGCAAATCAAAGACGATAACCTATCTCAAGTTAAATTCCGCATGGATAAACTTGTAAAGGAAAAGGACGATGACATCCAGAAGTTGATAGAAGAAAATGAGATTCTGAAAAGAGAGTTACAAGATAAACAAAAAGATATCCTCGAGTTACAGACAACAGCCCATCTTCAAGTTATATCCAATGGAACCAAAGACCAATCAGGACTTAGTGACaatgaaaaacaatttgaaaagaTCATCAAAGAAAGAGAAAGAGAGATTTCAGGCTTAAAAGAAAAAGTGTCAGTGCTAACTAATCTACTAGATGAGAAATCAAAATCAGTTATGGGTAACAGTGTACTGGTTGATCTTCATAAAGCACAGATGCAAGTGAAGACATTTGAAGCAGAACGAAACCAGATGATGACGGTTTTAAATGAGAAGACAAGGGAGTGTAGTAATTTAAAGAATGAAGTTCATAGACTTCTTAGAGTTGTTTCCACAGATAAAAATGCCTTAGATAAAGCTATGGAAGACAATCACAATATGGTAGAAAAAATGAAAGGACCAAATAATGACATGAGAAAAGAAGCTTTACAGAATTTATCTAGACTGGTTCAAGACAAAGATTTAGAAATTGAAGcgttgaaattaaaaaatgaatctCTTTTACAAGTATTGCAAACACAGAATCCTGAAAAAACCAGCGATGTATCAAATCTTGTGATGGAAAATAGTAATTTGCAAAAGTCAAATACAGTGCTCATTGAAGAAAGAGATCAGCTAGTTGTCAGTATTCATCAGAAGCATCAAGAAAGTCTTGCATATTATGAAGAAGTACAAAGACTTGCTGGTATTATTTCAACAGAGAACCAAAATCACAGCAGCACTAAACTTCAGGTACAGGAATTAACAAAAGACTCTCAGCAAAAAGAATTGGAGTTATCAACAattaaatttgaacttgaagATAAAAACAATTTGGTCATACAACTTCAAGATGATCTAGAAAAACGTAGATTGTCGTTTTCTTCATTGGAAAACGATTTCAGTAATTTAAATGGCAGTTACTTGGAAATTGAGAATGTTAAGAAAGATCTCGAATCAAAGCTTTCTGCATCTCTTTTTGAATCAGAAAATCAAAGTATAATCTCAAGTGCtcttaaagaaaaagaaatagaGATTATTGAACTCAGAAAAGTAGTAGATGAACTTAATAAAAGTTTAGCTCAAGGAAATAATGTTGTAGAAAATGTTGACCAATTAGATAGTGCTTCTCCTCCGATTAATGTAACCTCAAGTTTACCTCTTGAAACCAATTCTGTTGATGCAGCTGAACTTAAAGCAAAAGAAGAGGAAATAGAATCCTTAAAAGAGAAACTAGAAGACATGACAAATATGCAGGAAATTATCAAATGTTTAGAAAATGAACTGAGTGAAGAAAAAGTATATTTACAAGATTTGaatgtaaaatttaaagaaaaaactcATGATATTAAGAAGAAATCTGATGATATAGCAATGTTGAAAGAGCAAATTGATATTCAGAATCAGGCTTTAATGGATAAAGATAGTATGACACAGAATAGATCACAAGAACTACATGAAGTTAGAAACCACTTAAAGGCCAGAGAAATCGAGttgcaaacattgataaaacaGAAAGAGACCTTACAATTTGAGTTAGAAGGTTTCCGTCTAGAGGTCGAAGGTCATAAAAAAGAGAACTTGAATCTTCAACATGCTATTCATAACAAGGATGCGGAGTGCCGCCAGATTCAAGACGTCTGCAACCGAATGTCAGCTGAGATTCAAGAGAAAAACTTTGAAATCACAACTTTGAAAGAGAAGTCCGCAACTCTACGAAAGCTGGTAGATGATGATAGTAATAACCACGGACAGATGCAGGATCTTTTAAGGGAGACTGAAGCAATGCAGAAGCAGGCTGCTTTATTCCAGCAAGAGAGAGATCAAGTTCTGTTGGCGTTGCAGACAAAACAAGCTGAGATGGGCTCAGTACAGCAACAA GTTCAAACAATAAGTGAAAAGAATCAACGATTAGAAAAAGAATTAAGTCGCTTGCGAAACCATCTCATTGAAATGGAAGATTCGTATACGAGAGATGCGCTGCAGGCAGAGGAACGTGAAAAAGAGCTAAGAAACCGCATAGCAGTAGCAGAGGAGAGAGCCATATCAAGCTCTACTGATGTTCAAAAAGCAAG TTTTGAAGCCACTGCTCAGATTGAGAGCTTACTTGACCAACTGCACGCAATAACTGCTCAGAAGGAAGACGCTCATATCCAGTTGGCAGCAGCTCATGAGCAAATACAACAGTATGCAGACTCGATGGCCAATCTAGAGATGGTATTGGAGCAGTTCCAACAAG AAAAAGATGCTGTGATGCAGACAGAAATTGAGCAGCATCAAAAAAGAGCAAGAGACAAAGAGAGAGCGGCTCAATTATTACTTAAGCAGAATGATGAACTTAAAAACAAACTTGAAGAGACCAAAGAAGCTCTGAATGGTGCGATGCGCTTGAATGAACAACTTGATAACAAAGAGGAGTTAATCAAGAAATTAAAAGAAGAAG tgTATAAGAAAGAAGAGCAAGCGGAGGAGTATCACCAGAAATTGATAGATTTCAACACAATGAATGGCTCCAAAGTAGACAA aCCTTTGATTCGTAATCTAGTTGTTGGATATTTCACAACGCCCGATGCTAAGAAATCCCAAGTTTTGAAGTTGATAGGCAGCGTTCTAGAATTCTCAGACAGCGAACTACAGAGAGTTGGAGCACAAGGCCATGAACATAAAGGCTGGTTGTCAGGGCTTTGGTCAAAACCAGCAACTCCACCGCCACCATCCCCACGCACTACAGCTGCAAACACG tcTTTCATGGAACAGTTTGTTTCATTCCTGGAAACCGAATCAACGCCAATGAAGAAACTACGTCTACCAGTCGAGGACATGATAAAAGACGAACCACGAACACCAGCATTTAATCCATTCTCCGCCCCAATCCCCAAAGAATCCCCCTTCATCAGGAACACAGCACCAAAATCATCCGGTGACAGGCCACCAGGGTTTTTGCAACCAACAATCGCACCTGTACCGATGTTCTCTGCCGTACCGGTAACCCCAAAGACGACGTTAGACACGAGAAGCGCTACACCACCACAGAAGGGAAATATACTAAAAGAAGTActgaacaattaa